One stretch of Streptomyces sp. NBC_01142 DNA includes these proteins:
- a CDS encoding TetR/AcrR family transcriptional regulator has product MSPAADTEARRAPRPRADALRNRERIVTAAREMFVEFGPEVPLDEIARRAGVGNATLYRHFADRGILIHEVVLSVLARTTEQALEAAAEEADAFAALRRFTHAAADERIGALCPLLSGAFEHDHPDLTAERERLEEAVESLFARAHEAGSLRADVGVGDLLVALSQLTRPLPGSMCLHNDRFVHRHLQLLLDGLQSPGRSELPGTAATLGDLRSTS; this is encoded by the coding sequence GTGAGCCCCGCAGCCGACACCGAAGCACGCCGCGCCCCGCGGCCGCGGGCCGACGCCCTGCGGAACCGGGAGCGGATTGTGACGGCCGCGCGCGAGATGTTCGTCGAGTTCGGGCCCGAGGTCCCGCTCGATGAGATCGCCCGCCGCGCCGGCGTCGGCAACGCCACGCTCTACCGCCACTTCGCCGACCGCGGCATTCTCATCCACGAGGTCGTCCTCTCCGTCCTGGCCCGGACGACGGAGCAGGCGTTGGAGGCCGCCGCCGAGGAGGCGGACGCCTTCGCGGCCCTGCGTCGTTTCACCCATGCCGCCGCCGACGAACGGATCGGCGCCCTGTGCCCGCTGCTCTCCGGCGCCTTCGAGCACGACCACCCCGACCTGACCGCCGAGCGCGAGCGCCTCGAAGAGGCCGTCGAAAGCCTCTTCGCGCGCGCCCATGAGGCAGGCAGTCTCCGCGCCGACGTGGGCGTCGGGGATCTGCTCGTCGCTCTGTCCCAGCTCACCCGGCCGCTGCCGGGCAGCATGTGCCTGCACAACGACCGGTTCGTACACCGCCATCTGCAGCTGTTGCTGGATGGCCTCCAATCGCCCGGGCGCTCCGAACTGCCGGGTACTGCCGCGACCTTGGGGGACCTGCGGAGCACCTCCTGA